TAGTTGGGCACTCTAAGGTGACTGCCGGTGACAAACCGGAGGAAGGTGGGGATGACGTCAAATCATCATGCCCCTTATGACCTGGGCTACACACGTGCTACAATGGACGATACAAACGGTTGCCAACTCGCGAGAGGGAGCTAATCCGATAAAGTCGTTCTCAGTTCGGATTGTAGGCTGCAACTCGCCTACATGAAGCCGGAATCGCTAGTAATCGCGGATCAGCATGCCGCGGTGAATACGTTCCCGGGCCTTGTACACACCGCCCGTCACACCACGAGAGTTTGTAACACCCGAAGTCGGTGAGGTAACCTTTTGGAGCCAGCCGCCGAAGGTGGGATAGATGATTGGGGTGAAGTCGTAACAAGGTAGCCGTATCGGAAGGTGCGGCTGGATCACCTCCTTTCTAAGGATATTTTCGGAATACAAACCTTGGGTTTGTAAGATTACGTTTTGCGTTCAGTTTTGAAGGTTCATCATTACGATGAAATACTTCAAAACTTGTTCTTTGAAAACTGGATAAAACGACATTGAAATTGTAACAAACACATTTATTTTTTAATTAAGTTTTTTAGGCTTAATAACTAAATAGGGTTTCAAGACACAAGCAGTTCTAGGAAGCGAACGAGTGAATGAAGGAGCGTACTTACGTACGTGACTGATTGAACGAGAGAAGCTGACAACGAAATGCGCAGTGGATTGGAAGCCGATAGGTTAAGTTATTAAGGGCGCACGGCGAATGCCTTGGCACTAGGAGCCGAAGAAGGACGGCACTAACACCGATATGCTTCGGGGAGCTGTAAGTGAGCTTTGATCCGGAGATTTCCGAATGGGGGAACCCACTACGTTTAATCGCGTAGTATCTTGACGTGAATACATAGCGTCTTGAAGGCAGACCCAGGGAACTGAAACATCTAAGTACCTGGAGGAAGAGAAAGAAAAATCGATTCCCTGAGTAGCGGCGAGCGAAACGGGAAGAGCCCAAACCAAGAGGCTTGCCTCTTGGGGTTGTAGGACACTCTATACGGAGTTACAAAAGAATGAGTTAGATGAAGCGACTTGGAAAGGTCCGCCAGAGCAGGTAAAAGCCCTGTAGTCGAAAGTTCGTTCCCTCCAGAGTGGATCCTGAGTACGGCGGAACACGTGAAATTCCGTCGGAATCCGGGAGGACCATCTCCCAAGGCTAAATACTACCTAGTGACCGATAGTGAACCAGTACCGTGAGGGAAAGGTGAAAAGCACCCCGGAAGGGGAGTGAAAGAGATCCTGAAACCGTGTGCCTACAAGTAGTTAGAGCCCGTTAATGGGTGATAGCGTGCCTTTTGTAGAATGAACCGGCGAGTTACGATTACGTGCGAGGTTAAGCTTTAGAAGGCGGAGCCGCAGCGAAAGCGAGTCTGAATAGGGCGAATTAGTACGTGGTCGTAGACCCGAAACCAGGTGATCTACCCATGTCCAGGGTGAAGGTGAGGTAACACTTACTGGAGGCCCGAACCCACGCACGTTGAAAAGTGCGGGGATGAGGTGTGGGTAGCGGAGAAATTCCAATCGAACTTGGAGATAGCTGGTTCTCTCCGAAATAGCTTTAGGGCTAGCCTCGTGATGAGAATACTGGAGGTAGAGCACTGTTTGGACTAGGGGGCCATCCCGGTTTACCGAATTCAGACAAACTCCGAATGCCAGATATTTATACACGGGAGTCAGACTGCGAGTGATAAGATCCGTAGTCAAAAGGGAAACAGCCCAGACCACCAGCTAAGGTCCCAAAGTAATCGTTAAGTGGAAAAGGATGTGGCGTTGCACAGACAACCAGGATGTTGGCTTAGAAGCAGCCATCATTTAAAGAGTGCGTAATAGCTCACTGGTCGAGTGACGCTGCGCCGAAAATGTATCGGGGCTAAACGATTCACCGAAGCTGTGGATTGACATCTACGATGTCAGTGGTAGGAGAGCGTTCTAAGTGCGTTGAAGTCAGACCGGAAGGACTGGTGGAGCGCTTAGAAGTGAGAATGCCGGTATGAGTAGCGAAAGACGGGTGAGAATCCCGTCCACCGTATGACTAAGGTTTCCTGAGGAAGGCTCGTCCGCTCAGGGTTAGTCGGGACCTAAGCCGAGGCCGATAGGCGTAGGCGATGGACAACAGGTTGATATTCCTGTACCACCTCCTCACCGTTTGAGAAATGGGGGGACGCAGTAGGATAGGGTAAGCGCGCCGTTGGTTGTGCGCGTCCAAGCAGTAAGGCGTGTGTGTAGGCAAATCCGCACACTGTAACGTTGAGCTGTGATGGCGAGTCCGTATGGACGAAGTTCCTGATTTCACACTGCCAAGAAAAGCCTCTATCGAGGTGAGAGGTGCCCGTACCGCAAACCGACACAGGTAGTCGAGGAGAGAATCCTAAGGTGTGCGAGAGAACTCTCGTTAAGGAACTCGGCAAAATGACCCCGTAACTTCGGGAGAAGGGGTGCTCTTGAGCGTGCAAGCGCATGAGAGCCGCAGTGAATAGGCCCAGGCGACTGTTTAGCAAAAACACAGGTCTCTGCAAAACCGTAAGGTGACGTATAGGGGCTGACGCCTGCCCGGTGCTGGAAGGTTAAGAGGAGTGGTTAGCGCAAGCGAAGCTGCGAATTGAAGCCCCAGTAAACGGCGGCCGTAACTATAACGGTCCTAAGGTAGCGAAATTCCTTGTCGGGTAAGTTCCGACCCGCACGAAAGGCGTAACGATCTGGGCACTGTCTCAACGAGAGACTCGGTGAAATTATAGTACCTGTGAAGATGCAGGTTACCCGCGACAGGACGGAAAGACCCCGTGGAGCTTTACTGTAGCCTGATATTGAATTTTGGTACAACTTGTACAGGATAGGTAGGAGCCAGAGATCTCGGAGCGCCAGCTTCGAAGGAGGCGTCGGTGGGATACTACCCTGGTTGTATTGAAATTCTAACCCATGCCCCTTAGCGGGGCAGGAGACAGTGTCAGGCGGACAGTTTGACTGGGGCGGTCGCCTCCTAAAAGGTAACGGAGGCGCCCAAAGGTTCCCTCAGAATGGTTGGAAATCATTCGTAGAGTGTAAAGGCACAAGGGAGCTTGACTGCGAGACCTACAAGTCGAGCAGGGTCGAAAGACGGGCTTAGTGATCCGGTGGTTCCGCATGGAAGGGCCATCGCTCAACGGATAAAAGCTACCCCGGGGATAACAGGCTTATCTCCCCCAAGAGTCCACATCGACGGGGAGGTTTGGCACCTCGATGTCGGCTCATCGCATCCTGGGGCTGTAGTCGGTCCCAAGGGTTGGGCTGTTCGCCCATTAAAGCGGTACGCGAGCTGGGTTCAGAACGTCGTGAGACAGTTCGGTCCCTATCCGTCGTGGGCGTAGGAAATTTGAGAGGAGCTGTCCTTAGTACGAGAGGACCGGGATGGACACACCGCTGGTGTACCAGTTGTCTTGCCAAAGGCATCGCTGGGTAGCTATGTGTGGACGGGATAAGTGCTGAAAGCATCTAAGCATGAAGCCCCCCTCAAGATGAGATTTCCCATTACGCAAGTAAGTAAGATCCCTCAAAGACGATGAGGTAGATAGGTTCGAGGTGGAAGTGTGGTGACACATGGAGCTGACGAATACTAATCGATCGAGGACTTAACCAAAAAAGTTTGAAACATTCAATGCACCGTTTATCCAGTTTTGAAAGAACAACCTTTCATAAAAGGGTTTCAAGATACGAGTAGTTCGCGGAAGCGATTGAGAGAAGGAAGGAGCGTACGTCTGTACGTGACTGACTGAACGAATGAAGCTGACAAAGAAATACGATGTATATTGAAAGCCGTAAATAGTCTAGTGATGATGGCAAAGAGGTCACACCCGTTCCCATACCGAACACGGAAGTTAAGCTCTTTAGCGCCGATGGTAGTTGGGGGCTTCCCCCTGTGAGAGTAGGACGTCGCTAGGCAAGTTTAAAAGCCAAGGATATATTCCTTGGCTTTTTTTGTTTTTTGCATAATGTTTTGTGTGAAGGTACAGGATATACGATTGAGAAGCTTGAAATAGGGATATAAAACGCTACTATGATTATGAATTGTTACAATTTCGTGCATTCTTGAAGTGCCATATCGGGTATAATGGATTACAAGTAAGGAAGAATAATCATGACATGGATTGGAAGGAAGAACAGTTTGGGCAAAAAGCAAATTTGGTATGAAGTAGAAGAAAATGAAACAATCGAACAATGTTTAGAGAGAATGCGTCAAGATGGATATATGGCGATGGGACGGAAGGAAGAGCCTATTTTTCATCTAGTAAATGGCGAACCAACGTATTTACGTCAAAAAATACAATTTAAAGCGATGTTATGTCAAGATTCTGACTAAATATGACTTAAAACCGAACGATATTTAGTGGTGAAAATAAAATGTTCGCATTTTTGCATTGACGATAGTGTTTTCACTTGTTAAAATGTGATAAGGAAAACAATTAAATCCCTCATATATGCTAGAGAATTGGCTCTAGTGTCTCTACCCGGCACCGTAAATGCTGGACTATGCGGGAAAGCAACTTTTGGCATGTTACGGGAAGGTGTGTGTACAGATGTCTAAATCTGCATATTCTTTTCATAATAAGTCCTCAAGTAAGCTGCTTTCACGTGTATGGTAGAGAGTAGCTTATTTGAGGATTTTCTTTGTTCAAAAAGTAAAGAAATGCAGTGACTATTGAATAATAGAGGCTTGCACAATAATCGATCATTTTTCTATCGTTTAAAAGGAGCGACAATTCATGAATCCGAAAATCGGTGTCATTATGGGTAGTTCAAGTGACTGGGAAACTATGAAACATGCGTGTGATATTTTAGATGAATTACAAGTACCGTACGAGAAAAAAGTAGTATCAGCACATCGTACGCCTGATTTAATGTTTGAGTACGCTGAAGCAGCACGTGGGCGAGGTATTCAAGTGATTATTGCAGGTGCTGGAGGTGCAGCACATTTACCAGGTATGGTAGCAGCTAAAACAACATTACCTGTTATTGGCGTGCCAGTACAATCTCGTGCACTTAATGGTCTTGATTCACTGTTATCAATTGTACAAATGCCAGGTGGTGTACCTGTAGCAACTGTCGCAATCGGAAAAGCAGGTGCAACAAATGCAGGCTTGCTTGCAGCGCAAATTTTGTCGACAACAGACATAGAGCTTGCTAATAAACTAGATGCTAGACGCGAGGCGACGAAGCAACAAGTATTGGAAAGCACAGGTGACTTAGTGTGACGAAAATTATTTATCCAGGACAAACGATAGGTATTATCGGAGGAGGACAGCTTGGCCGTATGATGGCACTTGCTGCAAAGGAAGCAGGATTTAAAATAGCTGTTCTTGAGCCGACAATGGATTCACCATGTGGACAGGTTGCAGATATCCGAATTGTGGCACCTTATGATGATGAAGCTGCATTAGAGGAACTTGCAGAAGTCAGTGACGTTATTACGTATGAGTTTGAAAATATCGATTACGATGGTTTAAAACGATTAACTCAAATGGCTTACGTACCACAAGGAGCTGAATTAGTACGCATTACACAAAACCGCGTGACTGAGAAGGAAGCAATTGTGAAAGCTGGCTGTCCAGTAGCTCCTTATATAGTAGCTAATACATACGAGGAATTGGTCGCGAGTATTGACAAGATCAGTTATCCGTGTATCGTAAAAACTGCAAGAGGTGGCTATGATGGCAAAGGGCAGCAGCTTCTAAATTCAGCAGCGGATTTACCATTAGCAGAAGGGCTTTTCGCTCATTCACAATGTATTGCTGAAGGGTTTGTACCTTTTGTGAAAGAAGTATCAGTTATTGTACAGCGAAACGGTGACGGAGAATTATATTGTCAGCCTGTTGGTGAAAATATTCATGTTCATCATATTTTACACGAAACAATTGTACCTGCTCGTATCGAAAAGATGACAGCACAGTCTGCTGAGCAAGAGGCTATAAAAATAGCTGATTACTTAAATTTAGTAGGGACGCTGGCGGTAGAAATGTTCGTTTTAGAAAACGGCGAAATTATTATTAATGAACTAGCACCGAGACCACATAATTCTGGTCACTATTCAATAGAGGCATGTAATATATCACAATTCCATCAGCATATCCGTGCTATTTGTGGTTGGCCATTGCGCAAACCGCAACTTTGGGCACCATCAATAATGGTGAATGTATTAGGGCAGCATGTTATGCCACTTAGTAACTCAATTGCAAAATATCCTGAATGGTCATTGCATCTTTATGGGAAAGCTGAAGCTAAGGTGAACCGTAAGATGGGCCACGTAACGATTATGACAAAAGATTTAGAAGCAACATTACAACAAATCGAAAGTTCTGGCATTTGGTCAGAATAGAAGGAGATACGCAATGATTGAACGTTACACAAGACCCGAGATGGGCGCAATTTGGACAGAACAAAATAAATACCAAGCTTGGTTAGAGGTTGAAATTTTAGCATGTGAAGCTTGGGCGGAGATTGGCGATATTCCAAAAGAAGATGTAGCTAAAATTCGTGAAAATGCTTCATTTGATGTAAATCGTATTTTAGAAATTGAGAAAGAAACGCGTCATGACGTAGTGGCATTTACACGTGCTGTATCTGAAACACTTGGCGAAGAGCGTAAATGGGTGCACTACGGTTTAACTTCAACAGACGTGGTTGACACAGCCCTTTCTTATTTGATTAAACAAGCGAATGATATTTTACGAAAAGATATTGTGAATTTTATTGATATTATTGCAGCAAAAGCGAAAGAGCATAAACATACAGTTATGATGGGTCGTACACATGGTGTACATGCTGAACCAACAACGTTCGGTTTAAAATTAGGCTTATGGTATGAAGAAATGAAACGTAACTTAGAACGCTTTGAAGCAGCTGCTCAAGTGATTGAAACAGGTAAAATGTCTGGTGCAGTTGGCACATATGCAAATATCGATCCACGCGTTGAACAATACGTATGTGACAAATTAGGGCTCGCAGCATCACCTATTTCTACACAAACATTACAGCGTGACCGCCATGCACAATATTTAGGCGCTCTTGCATTAATTGCAACATCAATTGAAAAATTCGCAACTGAAATTCGTGGATTGCAAAAATCAGAAACTCGAGAAGTAGAGGAAGCCTTTGCAAAAGGACAAAAAGGTTCATCTGCTATGCCGCATAAACGCAATCCAATCGGCTCTGAAAACATGGTTGGTATGTCACGTTTAATGCGTGGTTACATGGTAACAGCTTACGAAAACGTAGCATTATGGCATGAGCGTGATATTTCACATTCATCTGCGGAACGAGTTATTTTACCGGATGCAACGATTACACTGAACTATATGTTAAATCGCTTCGGTAACATCGTGAAAAATTTAACAGTATTCCCTGAAAACATGAAACGTAATATGGGTCGTACATTTGGACTGATTTACTCACAAAGAATTTTATTAGCACTAATCGATAAAGGGTTAGTACGTGAGGAAGCGTATGATACAGTTCAACCATTAGCGATGCAGGCGTGGGACGAGCAAGTGCAATTCCGTACGTTAGTTGATGCAAGTGAAAAAATCACTTCTTATTTAACGAAGGAAGAGTTAGATCATTGCTTTGATTACAACTACCACTTACAGCATGTAGATATGATTTTTGAACGTCTTGGACTTAACTAACAGTATTGAATCGATAGACAGTTAGTGCCACGACGGATGTTACGGGTTTTGAATCATACTTCAAGATTCAAAATCCATAACATCAATACGTCGAGGCGTATTTCATAATAATCTGGGGGAATGACGAAATGACGAAAGACCAACTTTTGTATGAAGGTAAAGCAAAAAAATTATATGCAACAGAAGATCCTACAATACTTTTAGTTGAATATAAGGATAGTGCAACAGCATTT
This genomic interval from Lysinibacillus sphaericus contains the following:
- a CDS encoding NETI motif-containing protein, with the protein product MGKKQIWYEVEENETIEQCLERMRQDGYMAMGRKEEPIFHLVNGEPTYLRQKIQFKAMLCQDSD
- the purE gene encoding 5-(carboxyamino)imidazole ribonucleotide mutase; the encoded protein is MNPKIGVIMGSSSDWETMKHACDILDELQVPYEKKVVSAHRTPDLMFEYAEAARGRGIQVIIAGAGGAAHLPGMVAAKTTLPVIGVPVQSRALNGLDSLLSIVQMPGGVPVATVAIGKAGATNAGLLAAQILSTTDIELANKLDARREATKQQVLESTGDLV
- the purK gene encoding 5-(carboxyamino)imidazole ribonucleotide synthase; translation: MTKIIYPGQTIGIIGGGQLGRMMALAAKEAGFKIAVLEPTMDSPCGQVADIRIVAPYDDEAALEELAEVSDVITYEFENIDYDGLKRLTQMAYVPQGAELVRITQNRVTEKEAIVKAGCPVAPYIVANTYEELVASIDKISYPCIVKTARGGYDGKGQQLLNSAADLPLAEGLFAHSQCIAEGFVPFVKEVSVIVQRNGDGELYCQPVGENIHVHHILHETIVPARIEKMTAQSAEQEAIKIADYLNLVGTLAVEMFVLENGEIIINELAPRPHNSGHYSIEACNISQFHQHIRAICGWPLRKPQLWAPSIMVNVLGQHVMPLSNSIAKYPEWSLHLYGKAEAKVNRKMGHVTIMTKDLEATLQQIESSGIWSE
- the purB gene encoding adenylosuccinate lyase; the protein is MIERYTRPEMGAIWTEQNKYQAWLEVEILACEAWAEIGDIPKEDVAKIRENASFDVNRILEIEKETRHDVVAFTRAVSETLGEERKWVHYGLTSTDVVDTALSYLIKQANDILRKDIVNFIDIIAAKAKEHKHTVMMGRTHGVHAEPTTFGLKLGLWYEEMKRNLERFEAAAQVIETGKMSGAVGTYANIDPRVEQYVCDKLGLAASPISTQTLQRDRHAQYLGALALIATSIEKFATEIRGLQKSETREVEEAFAKGQKGSSAMPHKRNPIGSENMVGMSRLMRGYMVTAYENVALWHERDISHSSAERVILPDATITLNYMLNRFGNIVKNLTVFPENMKRNMGRTFGLIYSQRILLALIDKGLVREEAYDTVQPLAMQAWDEQVQFRTLVDASEKITSYLTKEELDHCFDYNYHLQHVDMIFERLGLN